From Magnolia sinica isolate HGM2019 chromosome 13, MsV1, whole genome shotgun sequence, one genomic window encodes:
- the LOC131223833 gene encoding non-specific lipid-transfer protein 1-like has protein sequence MAGAGVHTLVCLVLAFALITSPHAEAAITCGQVVGALSPCISYLRTGGALPPACCKGIQTLNNSAKTTADRQAACGCIKSASAGISGLNYGLAAGLPGKCGVSIPYKIAPSTDCTKVK, from the exons ATGGCTGGCGCTGGAGTTCACACCCTTGTATGCCTTGTGCTGGCATTTGCATTAATCACCTCGCCCCACGCTGAAGCTGCTATCACTTGTGGGCAGGTGGTTGGTGCACTGTCTCCGTGCATTTCTTACCTCCGCACGGGGGGAGCTTTGCCACCTGCTTGTTGCAAAGGCATCCAAACACTAAATAACAGTGCCAAGACCACAGCCGATCGCCAGGCGGCCTGCGGGTGCATCAAGAGTGCCTCAGCAGGCATCTCTGGCCTCAATTATGGTCTAGCTGCCGGACTACCGGGGAAATGCGGTGTCAGCATTCCTTACAAGATTGCCCCGTCGACCGATTGCACTAA GGTGAAGTGA